A region from the Halosolutus gelatinilyticus genome encodes:
- a CDS encoding anaerobic glycerol-3-phosphate dehydrogenase subunit C has product MSDAERPTDDHVPGSDDFEPIQVFPEAEDMDLRPGADNCYKCSTCDTNCPVAEVDDEFPGPKFQGPEQWRLKRQEDHDIDSSVMKCSNCMRCDGACPSEVPLSQMHNAARGEYVDEHMDTFSREYVRNRILANYRRLAPLGAAFPRTANFVMGLSVTKWMGEKLLGITGEREFPEFATQTFREWWAERGGAQVRNENKRIAYFHGCYSNYNTPQVAKALVRVYERFGYEIMVPEQSCSGTPMFANGMLDDARRAAETNVRELGAAIEDGADVIASCSSCSMSLRQEYPELFDFDDTETVAENTWDAIEYLRVHEDLEAALEGTSVDGERYAYHAPCHSRNQGLDGQTVELMALIDGVDAEDVGDSCSGISGTYGWKAENYETSMKIGEEMFEHMDAADATTGLTECPTCSMQMEHGTGYEITHTLEVLEDALVGTKE; this is encoded by the coding sequence ATGAGCGATGCAGAACGACCGACCGACGACCACGTACCGGGAAGCGACGACTTCGAGCCGATCCAGGTCTTCCCCGAAGCGGAGGACATGGACCTCCGACCGGGCGCGGACAACTGTTATAAGTGCTCGACCTGCGACACCAACTGTCCGGTGGCGGAGGTCGACGACGAGTTCCCCGGCCCGAAGTTCCAGGGACCCGAGCAGTGGCGGCTCAAGCGCCAGGAGGACCACGACATCGATAGCTCGGTGATGAAGTGCTCGAACTGCATGCGCTGCGACGGCGCCTGCCCCTCCGAGGTGCCGCTGTCGCAGATGCACAACGCGGCTCGGGGCGAGTACGTCGACGAGCACATGGACACGTTCTCCCGCGAGTACGTCCGCAACCGGATCCTGGCGAACTACCGTCGACTCGCGCCGCTGGGGGCGGCCTTCCCGCGGACGGCGAACTTCGTGATGGGCCTGTCCGTCACGAAGTGGATGGGCGAAAAATTGCTCGGCATCACGGGCGAGCGGGAGTTTCCGGAGTTCGCGACGCAGACGTTCCGGGAGTGGTGGGCCGAACGCGGCGGCGCGCAGGTTCGAAACGAGAACAAGCGCATCGCCTACTTCCACGGCTGCTACTCGAACTACAACACCCCGCAGGTCGCGAAGGCGCTGGTTCGAGTCTACGAACGCTTCGGCTACGAGATCATGGTCCCCGAGCAGTCCTGTTCCGGCACGCCGATGTTCGCGAATGGGATGTTAGACGACGCGCGCCGGGCGGCCGAGACGAACGTCCGCGAACTCGGCGCCGCGATCGAAGACGGCGCCGACGTCATCGCCTCGTGTAGCTCGTGTTCGATGTCGCTCCGCCAGGAGTACCCCGAACTGTTCGACTTCGATGACACCGAGACCGTCGCCGAGAACACCTGGGACGCGATCGAGTACCTCCGGGTTCACGAAGATCTCGAGGCCGCGCTCGAGGGGACGTCCGTCGACGGCGAGCGGTACGCCTACCACGCGCCGTGTCACTCGCGCAACCAGGGACTGGACGGACAGACGGTCGAACTGATGGCCCTGATCGACGGCGTCGACGCCGAGGACGTCGGCGACTCCTGTTCCGGCATTTCCGGCACCTACGGCTGGAAGGCGGAGAATTACGAAACGTCCATGAAAATCGGCGAGGAAATGTTCGAGCACATGGACGCCGCCGACGCTACGACCGGCCTCACCGAATGTCCGACCTGTTCGATGCAGATGGAACACGGAACCGGCTACGAGATCACCCACACGCTCGAGGTACTCGAGGACGCGCTCGTCGGGACGAAGGAATGA
- the glpB gene encoding glycerol-3-phosphate dehydrogenase subunit GlpB: MAIEDDVLVIGGGLAGATAALAAADRDVCVRLVTFKQSTLRHASGLIDVLGYASGVNGPLVDPFDAIADLPDSHPYRRVGEETIRDALAFFDRIAGPAYEGGHTDTNALVPTHGGTVKPTARYPASTAAGLASDPRDMLLVGFETLADFDAPLAAAHLDAAGVPFEARGVTLSFPGIRRDDAKITRYSNLLDREETVETGTGSATAREALAEAIRPHLADESRVGFPAILGDEHADEVRADLAAAIGADVFEVPMGPPSLPGMRLDDLLYAALEDASVRVTAGVPVIDYQTNGTGADRIDRVIVDRNGTEIPHRAEQYVLATGGLVGKGIRSDRSVESGSRDDDVRTDGVEPADAGGSAATERSGVVFEPIFDCYVPHAPDRYDWFVDDAFGEHPYARFGLPADRELRPLDADDEPEFENLRAAGAVLGGYDYAAEKSGAGVSLATGYAAGRRAGDEVGYRP; this comes from the coding sequence ATGGCGATCGAAGACGACGTCCTCGTTATCGGCGGCGGCCTCGCGGGAGCGACGGCCGCGCTCGCGGCCGCGGACCGCGACGTCTGCGTTCGGCTCGTCACGTTCAAACAGAGCACGCTCCGCCACGCCAGCGGCCTGATCGACGTGCTGGGGTACGCGTCCGGCGTAAACGGGCCGCTCGTCGATCCCTTCGACGCGATCGCCGATCTCCCCGATAGCCATCCCTATCGACGCGTCGGGGAGGAAACGATCCGGGACGCGCTCGCGTTCTTCGACCGGATCGCCGGCCCCGCGTACGAGGGCGGGCACACGGATACGAACGCGCTCGTACCGACCCACGGCGGGACCGTCAAACCGACCGCCCGCTACCCCGCGTCGACCGCCGCCGGCCTGGCGAGCGATCCGCGGGACATGCTCCTGGTCGGCTTCGAGACGCTGGCGGACTTCGACGCCCCGCTCGCCGCGGCCCACCTCGACGCGGCCGGCGTTCCCTTCGAGGCTCGCGGCGTGACCCTCTCGTTCCCCGGCATCCGTCGGGACGACGCGAAGATCACCCGCTATTCGAACCTGCTCGACCGGGAGGAGACGGTCGAAACGGGGACCGGGTCCGCGACCGCCCGCGAGGCGCTCGCGGAAGCGATTCGCCCGCACCTCGCGGACGAGTCCCGCGTCGGCTTTCCGGCGATCCTGGGCGACGAACACGCGGACGAAGTGCGCGCCGATCTCGCGGCCGCGATCGGCGCCGACGTATTCGAAGTCCCGATGGGGCCGCCCAGCCTCCCCGGAATGCGACTCGACGATCTGCTGTACGCCGCCCTCGAGGACGCCAGCGTTCGCGTGACCGCGGGCGTGCCCGTGATTGACTACCAGACGAACGGGACCGGCGCCGATCGGATCGATCGCGTGATCGTCGACCGGAACGGGACGGAGATTCCCCACCGGGCCGAGCAGTACGTGCTCGCGACGGGGGGACTGGTCGGTAAGGGGATCCGGTCGGACCGCAGCGTCGAGTCCGGCTCCCGTGACGACGACGTCCGAACCGACGGGGTCGAACCCGCCGACGCCGGCGGATCCGCCGCGACGGAGCGATCGGGCGTCGTCTTCGAACCGATCTTCGACTGTTACGTGCCCCACGCTCCCGATCGGTACGACTGGTTCGTCGACGACGCCTTCGGCGAGCACCCCTACGCACGGTTCGGACTCCCGGCCGATCGGGAGCTGCGGCCGCTCGACGCCGATGACGAGCCGGAGTTCGAGAACCTGCGAGCCGCGGGCGCGGTGCTCGGCGGCTACGACTACGCGGCCGAGAAGTCCGGCGCCGGCGTCTCGCTCGCGACGGGCTACGCCGCCGGTCGCCGCGCCGGCGACGAGGTGGGGTACCGACCATGA
- the glpA gene encoding anaerobic glycerol-3-phosphate dehydrogenase subunit GlpA, whose translation MAQNTEVLVLGGGSTGCGIARDLAMRGLEVTLVERGNLTGGTTGRMHGLLHSGGRYAVSDRASATECIEENEVLREIAGHCVEMTGGLFVQRPEDPDDYFREKLEGCRECDIPARALSGREAREVEPYLAKDVKRAIEVPDGAVDPFRLCVANAIDAENHGARVETHAEVVDLLRDGDDIYGAKVRHDSGPGKRTHRTPGTTEEITADYVVNATGAWAGRIGAMADLNVEVRPSKGVMTIMNVRQVDTVINRCRPKGDADIIVPHETTAILGTTDEEVEDPDDYPEEQWEVDHMIDTLSELVPIMSEARTIRSFWGVRPLYEPPGTGTTDPTDITRDFFLLDHADRDGVAGMTSIVGGKFTTYRMMAEQISDHVCEKLGVRASCDTATEPLPGSEDRSVLDDGMDSFGLRSPIARRSRQRLGSRAREVLDTNEANPVICQCEGVTRAEIQDAISQSGSDLNAIRIRTRASMGNCQGGFCCQNMANELHPEYDEATVRAALDELFQERWKGERHALWGEQLSQAMLNYALHATTMNRDRDPANATESDPVEYSAFDGGRARAEPHADGGRDGGR comes from the coding sequence ATGGCACAGAACACCGAGGTCCTCGTCCTCGGGGGCGGATCGACGGGCTGTGGTATCGCCAGGGATCTGGCGATGCGCGGGCTCGAGGTCACGCTCGTCGAGCGAGGCAATCTGACAGGCGGGACGACCGGCCGGATGCACGGCCTCCTCCACAGCGGCGGTCGGTACGCCGTCTCCGATCGGGCCAGCGCGACGGAGTGTATCGAAGAGAACGAAGTGTTGCGGGAGATCGCCGGTCACTGCGTCGAGATGACCGGTGGGCTGTTCGTCCAGCGCCCCGAGGACCCGGACGACTACTTCCGGGAGAAACTCGAGGGCTGTCGCGAGTGCGACATTCCGGCGCGCGCCCTCTCGGGACGGGAGGCCCGCGAGGTCGAGCCGTACCTCGCGAAAGACGTCAAGCGCGCGATCGAGGTCCCCGACGGCGCGGTCGACCCGTTCCGACTCTGCGTCGCGAACGCCATCGACGCCGAGAACCACGGCGCGCGCGTCGAAACTCACGCCGAGGTCGTCGACCTGCTTCGCGACGGCGACGACATCTACGGCGCGAAAGTGCGCCACGACTCCGGCCCGGGCAAGCGCACGCACAGAACGCCCGGGACCACGGAGGAGATCACGGCCGACTACGTCGTCAACGCGACGGGCGCGTGGGCCGGCCGGATCGGCGCGATGGCCGACCTGAACGTCGAAGTGCGCCCCTCGAAGGGCGTCATGACGATTATGAACGTCCGGCAGGTCGACACGGTAATCAACCGCTGCCGGCCGAAAGGCGACGCTGACATCATCGTTCCCCACGAAACGACGGCGATCCTGGGGACGACCGACGAGGAGGTCGAGGATCCGGACGACTACCCCGAGGAGCAGTGGGAGGTCGACCACATGATCGACACCCTCTCGGAACTCGTCCCGATCATGTCCGAAGCGCGGACGATCCGCTCGTTCTGGGGCGTCCGCCCGCTGTACGAGCCGCCGGGAACGGGGACCACCGACCCGACGGACATCACGCGGGATTTCTTCCTGCTCGACCACGCCGATCGCGACGGCGTCGCCGGCATGACCAGCATCGTCGGCGGGAAGTTCACCACCTACCGGATGATGGCCGAGCAGATCTCGGATCACGTCTGCGAGAAACTCGGCGTTCGCGCCTCCTGTGACACCGCGACGGAGCCCTTACCCGGCAGCGAGGACCGCTCGGTGCTCGACGACGGCATGGACTCGTTCGGGCTACGATCGCCGATCGCCCGCCGGAGCAGGCAACGGCTCGGCAGCCGCGCGCGCGAGGTGCTCGACACGAACGAGGCAAACCCCGTCATCTGCCAGTGCGAAGGCGTCACCCGCGCCGAGATTCAGGACGCAATCTCGCAGTCCGGCTCCGACCTCAACGCGATCCGGATTCGGACGCGCGCCTCGATGGGCAACTGCCAGGGCGGCTTCTGCTGTCAGAACATGGCGAACGAGCTCCACCCCGAGTACGACGAGGCGACGGTTCGAGCGGCCCTCGACGAGCTCTTTCAGGAGCGCTGGAAGGGCGAGCGCCACGCCCTCTGGGGCGAGCAGCTCTCACAGGCCATGCTCAACTACGCGCTGCACGCGACGACGATGAACCGCGATCGCGATCCCGCGAACGCGACCGAGAGCGATCCGGTCGAGTACTCGGCGTTCGACGGCGGCCGCGCGAGAGCGGAACCGCACGCCGACGGCGGACGCGACGGAGGGCGCTGA
- the glpK gene encoding glycerol kinase GlpK has product MTDNTYVGAVDQGTTGTRFIVFDHEGQVVANAYEKHEQIYPEPGWVEHDPMEIWENTKSVITTALGQAGISPEQLEALGVTNQRETTLLWDADSGKPVHNAIVWQDRRTTDRVEQLEAEGMVGTIREKTGLEADAYFSATKAEWLLDNADPIKMERARPDDIRDRAEQGEVLFGTIDTWLIYNLTGNHITEVTNASRTMLYNIHDLEWDDELLAEFSVSREMLPEVRPSSDEETYGSTDPDGFLEAEVPVAGALGDQQAALFGQTCFDAGDAKNTYGTGSFFLMNTGNEAVESEHGLLTTIGFQRSGEPVQYALEGAIFITGAAIEWLEDMTLIDDPAETAELARSVDSTDGVYLVPAFTGLGAPHWDQRARGTIVGMTRGTRKEHVVRATLESIAYQTRDVTEAMEADSGIEMTSLKVDGGAVKNNFLCQLQSDIIGSEIVRPVVDETTALGSAYAAGLAVGYWEDVDSLRDNWQVDAEFEPEMDEGAADEMYSRWDDAVDRSRDWARDGGSE; this is encoded by the coding sequence GTGACTGATAACACATACGTCGGCGCAGTTGACCAGGGGACGACCGGTACCCGGTTCATCGTCTTCGACCACGAGGGGCAAGTCGTCGCCAACGCATACGAGAAACACGAACAGATCTATCCCGAACCCGGCTGGGTCGAACACGACCCGATGGAGATCTGGGAGAACACGAAAAGCGTCATCACGACGGCGCTCGGACAGGCGGGAATCAGCCCCGAACAGCTCGAGGCGCTCGGCGTGACGAACCAGCGCGAAACCACGCTGCTGTGGGACGCCGACTCCGGGAAACCGGTCCACAACGCGATCGTCTGGCAGGATCGGCGCACGACCGATCGCGTCGAGCAACTCGAGGCCGAGGGGATGGTCGGGACCATCCGCGAGAAGACCGGCCTCGAGGCCGACGCCTACTTCTCGGCGACGAAAGCCGAGTGGCTGCTGGACAACGCGGATCCGATCAAGATGGAGCGGGCGCGGCCCGACGACATCCGCGATCGCGCCGAACAGGGCGAGGTCCTCTTCGGCACGATCGACACCTGGCTCATCTACAACCTCACGGGCAACCACATCACCGAGGTCACGAACGCGTCCCGGACGATGCTGTACAACATCCACGACCTCGAGTGGGACGACGAGCTCTTAGCGGAGTTCTCGGTGTCCCGCGAGATGCTGCCCGAAGTCCGTCCCTCCAGCGACGAGGAGACCTACGGGTCGACCGACCCCGACGGGTTCCTCGAAGCCGAAGTGCCCGTCGCCGGGGCGCTCGGCGACCAGCAGGCCGCGCTGTTCGGCCAGACCTGCTTCGACGCCGGCGACGCGAAGAACACCTACGGCACGGGGTCGTTCTTCCTAATGAACACCGGCAACGAGGCCGTCGAGAGCGAACACGGTCTGCTGACGACGATCGGGTTCCAGCGGTCGGGCGAGCCCGTCCAGTACGCCCTCGAGGGCGCCATCTTCATCACCGGCGCCGCGATCGAGTGGCTCGAGGACATGACGCTGATCGACGACCCGGCCGAGACGGCCGAACTCGCGCGCAGCGTCGACTCGACGGACGGCGTCTATCTCGTCCCCGCCTTCACCGGGTTGGGGGCCCCCCACTGGGACCAACGCGCCCGCGGCACGATCGTCGGGATGACCCGCGGCACGCGCAAAGAGCACGTCGTCCGCGCGACCCTCGAGTCGATCGCCTACCAGACCCGCGACGTAACCGAAGCGATGGAAGCCGACTCCGGCATCGAGATGACGTCGCTGAAGGTCGACGGCGGCGCGGTCAAGAACAACTTCCTCTGCCAGCTCCAGTCGGACATCATCGGCTCGGAAATCGTCCGCCCGGTCGTCGACGAGACGACGGCGCTCGGCTCCGCGTACGCGGCCGGCCTCGCCGTCGGCTACTGGGAGGACGTCGACAGCCTCCGCGACAACTGGCAGGTCGACGCCGAGTTCGAACCGGAGATGGACGAAGGCGCGGCGGACGAGATGTACAGCCGCTGGGACGACGCGGTCGATCGTTCCCGCGACTGGGCGAGAGACGGTGGTAGCGAATGA
- a CDS encoding phosphoglycolate phosphatase has translation MTVDPPLVLDVDGTLTRPDRWGIDPRVFDPIRDWDAPVVIATGKAFPYPVALCHFVGIPELVVAENGGVVYTGDDVFFTADREAAQAVVEEYRARGYSPGWGEENTVNRWRETEIAVNLEQPIGPLREIAAEHGLEVVDTGYAYHVKDTSPNKGDGVATIADHVGFDLDDCVAIGDSVNDVSTFEVVGRSFAVSNADESAKSAADEVVDLPHADGTLSVLDRVRSA, from the coding sequence ATGACTGTCGATCCGCCGCTGGTCCTCGACGTCGACGGCACCCTCACGCGCCCCGACAGGTGGGGCATCGATCCCCGCGTCTTCGACCCGATCCGCGACTGGGACGCGCCCGTCGTGATCGCGACCGGGAAAGCCTTCCCCTATCCCGTCGCCCTCTGTCACTTCGTCGGGATCCCCGAACTCGTCGTCGCCGAGAACGGCGGCGTCGTCTACACCGGCGACGACGTGTTCTTCACCGCCGATCGCGAGGCCGCCCAGGCAGTCGTCGAAGAGTACCGAGCGCGGGGCTACTCGCCCGGTTGGGGCGAGGAGAATACGGTCAACCGGTGGCGGGAGACCGAGATCGCCGTGAACTTAGAGCAGCCGATCGGCCCGCTGCGCGAGATCGCCGCCGAGCACGGCCTCGAAGTGGTCGATACGGGGTACGCCTACCACGTGAAGGACACCAGTCCGAACAAGGGCGACGGCGTCGCGACGATCGCCGACCACGTCGGGTTCGATCTCGACGACTGCGTGGCGATCGGCGACTCCGTCAATGACGTCTCGACGTTCGAGGTCGTCGGGCGGAGCTTCGCCGTTTCGAACGCCGACGAGTCCGCGAAGTCGGCCGCGGACGAGGTCGTCGATCTTCCCCACGCCGACGGGACGCTTTCGGTGCTCGATCGCGTGCGCTCGGCGTAG
- the twy1 gene encoding 4-demethylwyosine synthase TYW1 has product MSNSADSGGDGTSDGAEGGSDGGPAQVSSPNYHSENHTAAQTCGWTANALRGEGKCYKNIWYGIESHRCIQMTPVVRCNERCVFCWRDHNGHAYELDDVEWDDPEAVVDASIDLQKKLLSGFGGNDEVPREVFDQAMEPRHVAISLDGEPTLYPYLPELIEAFHDRDITTFLVSNGTRPEVLRECDPTQLYVSVDAPERHTFDRVVKAMEDDAWDRLLETMAVLAEKDETRTVLRTTLVKGENVHHPDWYAGFYQQADPDFVELKAYMHVGHSRGRLDRSSMPDHEEVAEFAEEVREYMPEFTTCKEVPASRVALLSKTSDTWVPKLKKDSEFWARDPVIGD; this is encoded by the coding sequence ATGAGCAACTCCGCGGATTCCGGGGGAGACGGGACGTCCGACGGCGCCGAGGGCGGGTCGGACGGCGGACCGGCGCAGGTTTCGAGTCCGAACTACCACAGCGAGAACCACACGGCCGCACAAACCTGCGGCTGGACCGCCAACGCCCTGCGCGGCGAGGGGAAGTGCTACAAGAACATCTGGTACGGGATCGAGTCCCACCGCTGCATCCAGATGACGCCCGTCGTCCGCTGTAACGAGCGCTGCGTCTTCTGCTGGCGCGACCACAACGGCCACGCCTACGAACTGGACGACGTCGAGTGGGACGACCCCGAGGCCGTCGTCGACGCCTCGATCGACCTCCAGAAGAAACTCCTCTCGGGCTTCGGCGGGAACGACGAGGTCCCGCGCGAGGTCTTCGACCAAGCGATGGAACCGCGCCACGTCGCTATCTCGCTGGACGGCGAGCCGACGCTCTACCCCTACCTGCCGGAACTCATCGAAGCCTTCCACGATCGGGACATCACCACCTTCCTCGTCTCGAACGGCACCCGTCCCGAGGTGCTCCGCGAGTGCGATCCCACGCAACTGTACGTCAGCGTCGACGCGCCGGAACGCCACACCTTCGATCGGGTCGTCAAGGCGATGGAGGACGACGCCTGGGACCGCCTCCTGGAGACGATGGCCGTCCTCGCCGAAAAGGACGAGACTCGGACCGTCCTGCGGACGACCCTCGTCAAGGGCGAGAACGTGCACCACCCCGACTGGTACGCCGGCTTCTACCAGCAGGCCGACCCCGACTTCGTCGAACTCAAAGCGTACATGCACGTCGGCCACTCCCGGGGCCGACTCGATCGATCGTCGATGCCCGACCACGAAGAAGTCGCGGAGTTCGCCGAGGAGGTCCGGGAGTACATGCCCGAGTTTACGACCTGTAAGGAGGTTCCCGCCTCCCGCGTCGCCCTCCTCTCGAAGACCAGCGACACGTGGGTGCCCAAGCTGAAGAAGGACAGCGAGTTCTGGGCGCGCGACCCGGTGATCGGCGACTGA
- a CDS encoding lipopolysaccharide biosynthesis protein has protein sequence MTDASTVSLGSETVKGTIAKFVMAAIGFAGTIVFARALGPTGFGGYYLLYSLIRIADRAVNGWATAVLKRYSEADAPKRELMGGQACFTVGWVALTGACCFVAAEWLISYTGLPEAPVLFVVLMAAVTIYDPLDRVVQARGRISASMWVDTFRSLLTFPFQLALVLLGLGAAGMAYGLAGATILTVPVLWYFVRTPPTVPTRDTLASLWRYAKYSIPNSFLGQAYDRFDILLLGFLLAPAAAGQYEVALKLTVPATFVMLVAQSGLMARVSNLHSRDEAVSDDVSNTLAFSSIVAIPMCFGAAAMPELLVVTAFGPEYAEAASLLLGLAVFQVVSTQSGPLTSAIGGIDRPEINTRISALTLAVNIALGVALTLAFGAIGVVVATVIAETIRYVLSAHVIKRELPDVVLVPRTLLEQVAASVLMFVVVVSLVRAIAIDEWYVLLGVVAVGAAVYAAVLVAISRKLRVTIRGVVGSSRLGS, from the coding sequence ATGACGGACGCCTCGACGGTCAGTCTCGGCAGCGAGACGGTGAAGGGAACGATCGCCAAGTTCGTGATGGCGGCGATCGGATTCGCGGGAACGATCGTCTTCGCCCGCGCGCTCGGACCGACCGGCTTCGGGGGCTACTACCTCCTCTACTCGCTGATCCGCATCGCCGATCGGGCGGTCAACGGATGGGCGACGGCGGTCCTGAAGCGGTACTCCGAGGCCGACGCGCCGAAGCGGGAGCTGATGGGCGGACAGGCCTGCTTCACGGTGGGGTGGGTGGCGCTGACCGGCGCGTGCTGTTTCGTCGCGGCGGAGTGGTTGATCTCGTACACGGGACTGCCCGAGGCGCCCGTCCTGTTCGTCGTCCTGATGGCCGCCGTCACGATCTACGACCCGCTGGATCGCGTCGTTCAGGCGCGCGGGCGCATCAGCGCCTCGATGTGGGTCGACACGTTTCGATCGCTGCTCACGTTTCCTTTCCAGCTGGCGCTCGTGCTTCTCGGACTCGGCGCCGCCGGCATGGCCTACGGACTCGCTGGCGCGACGATCCTGACCGTTCCCGTCCTCTGGTACTTCGTGCGGACGCCGCCGACGGTTCCCACCCGCGACACGCTGGCGAGCCTCTGGCGGTACGCGAAGTACAGCATCCCGAACTCGTTTCTGGGGCAGGCCTACGATCGGTTCGACATCCTCCTGCTCGGCTTCCTCTTGGCGCCCGCCGCGGCCGGCCAGTACGAGGTCGCGCTGAAGCTCACGGTGCCGGCGACGTTCGTGATGCTGGTGGCCCAGAGCGGGTTGATGGCTCGCGTCAGCAACCTGCACAGCCGGGACGAGGCGGTGAGCGACGACGTCTCGAACACGCTCGCGTTCTCGAGCATCGTCGCCATCCCGATGTGTTTCGGCGCCGCCGCGATGCCGGAACTCCTCGTCGTGACCGCGTTCGGCCCCGAGTACGCCGAGGCCGCGTCGCTGCTCCTCGGCCTCGCGGTGTTCCAGGTCGTCAGCACGCAGAGCGGGCCGCTTACGAGCGCCATCGGCGGGATCGATCGTCCGGAGATCAACACGCGGATCTCGGCGCTGACGCTCGCCGTCAACATCGCCCTCGGCGTGGCGTTGACCCTCGCGTTCGGCGCGATCGGGGTCGTCGTCGCGACGGTGATCGCGGAGACGATCCGATACGTCCTCTCCGCGCACGTTATCAAACGGGAGCTGCCGGACGTCGTGTTGGTCCCGCGGACCCTCCTCGAACAAGTCGCGGCGTCGGTGTTGATGTTCGTCGTCGTCGTCTCCCTGGTACGGGCGATCGCGATCGACGAGTGGTACGTATTGCTCGGCGTCGTCGCCGTCGGCGCGGCGGTCTACGCGGCCGTCTTGGTCGCGATCAGCCGCAAGCTCCGCGTGACGATCCGGGGCGTCGTCGGCAGCTCGCGACTCGGGTCATAG
- a CDS encoding alkaline phosphatase family protein: MSTLGIVALDAADYRLARDWNCDNLLLENHRELETFAYSNRYPNTVEVWTSAATGAHPEDHGLLSTGEHQDWRNPLLEYASKVAPYVLPKDVRVAIGTRLRGDNDDDGAGMAMRQTSHSHLFEPEGRVVRWWPGVTPGEHVSETWHWFNLASNGELSDAELWRRLYGNAGVELGWLQGMAQAEVAVAGIHMHVLDAAGHTFASHPDRLRDVYERVDAMVGSLRDRVGDLLIVSDHGMQVEWIDGDDEPGLHSWRALASTTLSEPPESVYDIRDWVDERADKGRDADRRAVMDTTEEQLRELGYLE, encoded by the coding sequence ATGTCGACGCTGGGGATCGTTGCCCTCGATGCCGCCGATTACCGACTCGCCCGCGACTGGAACTGCGACAACCTCCTACTGGAGAACCACCGCGAACTGGAGACGTTCGCCTACTCGAACAGGTACCCGAACACGGTCGAGGTCTGGACGTCGGCCGCGACGGGTGCCCATCCGGAGGACCACGGCTTGCTTTCGACCGGCGAACACCAGGACTGGCGAAATCCCCTGCTCGAGTACGCGAGCAAGGTCGCGCCGTACGTCCTGCCGAAGGACGTGCGCGTCGCAATCGGAACGCGCTTGCGAGGCGATAACGACGACGACGGGGCCGGAATGGCGATGCGACAGACGTCTCACTCGCACCTGTTCGAACCGGAGGGGCGGGTCGTCCGCTGGTGGCCCGGCGTGACCCCGGGCGAGCACGTGAGCGAGACGTGGCACTGGTTCAACCTCGCCTCGAACGGGGAGCTCTCCGACGCCGAACTGTGGCGCCGGCTGTACGGCAATGCCGGCGTCGAACTCGGCTGGCTGCAGGGGATGGCGCAGGCCGAGGTCGCCGTCGCCGGCATCCACATGCACGTCCTCGACGCCGCCGGTCACACGTTCGCCTCCCACCCCGATCGGCTTCGAGACGTGTACGAGCGCGTCGACGCGATGGTCGGGTCGCTTCGCGACCGGGTCGGCGACCTCCTGATCGTCTCCGACCACGGGATGCAAGTGGAGTGGATCGACGGCGACGACGAGCCGGGGTTGCACAGCTGGCGCGCGCTCGCGTCGACGACGCTGTCGGAGCCGCCCGAATCCGTCTACGATATCCGCGACTGGGTCGACGAACGGGCCGACAAGGGACGCGACGCCGATCGGCGGGCGGTGATGGACACGACCGAGGAGCAACTCCGCGAACTCGGCTACCTCGAGTGA